The Burkholderia mayonis genome window below encodes:
- a CDS encoding type VI lipase adapter Tla3 domain-containing protein codes for MKPRIWPFAAVFVLIALGWTFLVMARHYHYWQATGQEMPGMAASIRNGVLVALGGVAAAFAASYVWMHRAPHESTPATMSSASAALDTHAATTHGNNGAPALLGQTGANYVLEVRGLGLVTGHETNEEIWKAIRAKADNHSTYMSQNPTDYPANKDERMTDLGLSTRISFKFGARNSVEYWPVPVFIWEPPKDRRFGRPGAALDGIRQEASLGVTLLLWQEDANTDDGASIIEKLFAFFDSHPDVPEAIIYTLDGSMKRWLNETPGYIDTFGQSNIPSMPDSMVAMLVSRSDRVDRLIRPYAVEQTENVNNGTADYDVTRLWNFFWKVNQDRGPDSFTAHYEAEEKRAGVDTPMSAGFATSAWWQAKLPDFWKTISNKGPGEFKPTPYIPVRWTTWQVRQFDNAPLLGYLHRPIDVKLADAHGKPLKTAQQAEALKAGWQQAVDTLPTGETPKRIFYDTTGDRSWVAPINQALAQSGPSAPSLDDVKEGYDIGRRIGNTGISSPLVQIGLGLIASYNEGGASATINRRPNGTATIVMVSSPTHKQPDVSPFR; via the coding sequence ATGAAACCTCGTATCTGGCCGTTCGCGGCTGTATTCGTATTGATCGCGCTGGGTTGGACGTTCCTCGTGATGGCGCGGCATTATCACTATTGGCAAGCAACGGGACAGGAGATGCCGGGCATGGCGGCTAGTATTCGCAACGGGGTATTGGTTGCACTGGGGGGCGTCGCAGCGGCCTTTGCGGCGAGCTATGTGTGGATGCATCGAGCTCCGCATGAGTCGACGCCGGCAACTATGAGTTCAGCGTCTGCTGCATTGGATACGCACGCAGCGACGACGCACGGCAATAATGGCGCGCCCGCGTTACTCGGTCAGACCGGTGCTAATTACGTGTTAGAGGTTCGCGGCCTTGGACTTGTCACGGGACATGAAACAAATGAAGAGATCTGGAAGGCTATACGAGCCAAGGCAGACAATCATTCGACGTACATGTCACAAAATCCCACTGATTATCCGGCAAACAAGGACGAGCGAATGACGGATCTCGGCTTGTCGACTCGGATCAGCTTCAAATTTGGAGCGCGCAATTCCGTCGAATATTGGCCGGTTCCGGTGTTCATTTGGGAGCCGCCGAAGGACCGCCGTTTCGGTCGCCCCGGAGCAGCACTCGATGGAATTCGGCAAGAGGCGAGCTTGGGGGTAACACTGTTGTTGTGGCAGGAGGATGCGAATACGGACGATGGCGCCAGTATCATCGAAAAGCTGTTTGCGTTCTTCGACTCGCATCCGGATGTGCCGGAGGCCATCATCTACACGCTGGATGGATCGATGAAGCGCTGGCTCAATGAAACCCCCGGCTACATCGATACGTTCGGACAGTCCAACATTCCTTCAATGCCGGACAGCATGGTCGCGATGCTAGTGTCCCGCTCCGATCGAGTTGATCGACTGATTCGTCCGTATGCCGTTGAGCAAACGGAGAATGTAAACAACGGCACCGCCGACTACGATGTCACGCGGCTGTGGAATTTTTTCTGGAAAGTCAATCAGGATCGGGGGCCGGACAGCTTCACGGCGCATTACGAGGCGGAAGAAAAGCGAGCCGGAGTGGATACTCCGATGTCGGCCGGTTTTGCAACGTCCGCTTGGTGGCAAGCCAAACTCCCCGATTTCTGGAAAACGATCAGCAACAAAGGCCCGGGCGAGTTCAAACCCACGCCGTACATCCCCGTGCGCTGGACGACATGGCAGGTGAGGCAATTCGACAACGCGCCGCTGCTCGGCTACCTGCATCGGCCCATCGACGTGAAGCTCGCCGATGCGCACGGCAAGCCGCTCAAGACCGCGCAGCAGGCGGAAGCGCTCAAGGCGGGGTGGCAGCAGGCCGTCGATACGCTGCCGACCGGCGAAACGCCGAAGCGGATCTTCTATGACACGACGGGCGATCGCAGCTGGGTCGCGCCGATCAACCAGGCGCTCGCGCAAAGCGGTCCGTCCGCGCCGAGTCTCGATGACGTGAAGGAAGGCTACGACATCGGCCGCCGGATCGGGAACACGGGCATCAGCTCGCCGTTGGTGCAAATCGGACTGGGCCTGATCGCAAGCTACAACGAAGGCGGAGCCAGCGCCACGATCAATCGGCGGCCGAACGGCACGGCGACGATCGTGATGGTGAGCTCACCGACGCACAAGCAACCGGACGTGAGTCCTTTCCGATAA
- a CDS encoding PAAR domain-containing protein encodes MRGVIRIGDSTSHGGHVETGREGSTVMGRAVACVGDRCTCPMNGHDYCVIVEGDENVRIDGRAVAFDGHKTSCGANLISSISTSGRA; translated from the coding sequence ATGCGCGGTGTGATTCGTATCGGTGACTCGACTTCGCATGGCGGCCACGTCGAAACCGGTCGCGAGGGCTCAACCGTGATGGGGCGAGCTGTCGCCTGTGTCGGCGATCGCTGCACCTGTCCGATGAACGGACACGATTATTGCGTGATCGTGGAAGGCGACGAGAACGTTCGCATCGACGGTCGTGCCGTCGCATTCGACGGCCACAAGACCTCGTGCGGAGCCAACCTGATCTCGTCGATTTCGACGTCGGGGCGCGCGTGA
- a CDS encoding GNAT family N-acetyltransferase has protein sequence MNTRHPRAICARDYQPSDAIDISTLFRTVYGDHYVYADVYLPSQIQQRNASGHWRSAVAVRDGRLLGHAALWLDPAQPGQAELALNVVHPDARGQGIASLLGRHLCAAAANLGIALLTIKQVCSHPRSQYVARALGFRSTALLLDYVDSPFGCPEPESIIFGCLPLKPLPLPRLDWPQAWREWLAPLHQTFGEEERLPADASLPSLALTYHGQWLELTMQQPSEAQLTEIATMPAGKPIYLKLPASAETLACRPELERAGFRFGGLLPVASDGWQLLWLRGLSGQAIRFCDKQAAQLHQIYANPDITL, from the coding sequence ATGAACACTCGCCATCCGCGAGCCATCTGTGCGCGCGACTACCAGCCGTCCGACGCCATCGACATCAGCACGCTGTTTCGCACGGTCTATGGCGACCACTACGTCTACGCCGATGTCTACCTGCCCAGCCAGATCCAGCAACGCAATGCCAGTGGACATTGGCGTTCGGCGGTCGCCGTCCGCGACGGCCGGCTGTTGGGACACGCCGCGCTGTGGCTGGATCCGGCCCAGCCGGGCCAAGCAGAGCTGGCGCTGAATGTGGTGCATCCGGACGCGCGCGGCCAGGGTATCGCCAGCCTATTGGGCCGCCACCTATGTGCGGCAGCAGCCAATCTCGGTATTGCGCTGCTGACCATCAAACAGGTGTGCTCCCATCCGCGAAGCCAGTACGTGGCTCGGGCGCTGGGTTTTCGCAGCACGGCACTGCTACTCGACTACGTGGATTCGCCGTTCGGATGCCCGGAACCGGAAAGTATCATTTTCGGCTGCCTGCCACTCAAGCCGCTGCCGCTTCCGCGACTGGACTGGCCGCAAGCCTGGCGCGAATGGCTGGCACCGCTGCACCAGACGTTTGGTGAAGAAGAACGCTTGCCCGCCGACGCCAGCCTGCCTAGCCTCGCGCTAACGTATCACGGTCAATGGCTGGAGCTAACCATGCAACAGCCGTCAGAGGCTCAGTTGACCGAGATCGCAACCATGCCCGCCGGCAAGCCGATCTATCTGAAGCTGCCGGCCAGCGCGGAAACGCTGGCGTGTCGGCCGGAATTGGAGCGGGCCGGCTTCCGCTTTGGCGGACTGCTGCCGGTGGCGTCCGACGGCTGGCAGTTGCTATGGCTGCGCGGCCTGAGTGGACAGGCAATCCGCTTCTGCGACAAGCAAGCAGCGCAATTGCACCAGATTTACGCCAATCCGGACATTACTTTATGA
- a CDS encoding phenylacetate--CoA ligase family protein: MNPNLTSLVEHARRHSPHYRALYRDLPDQGWQLSDLPPVDPAVYWGDSYDLSRQPTLIAAPADGHVFKTGGSTGDGKLSVFSRAEWQAFVRAFGRGLACQLRPGDRVANLFFAGDLYTSLLFIHGALAQAPVPVLEYPFTCSVDNDALAAAIHRHRINVLAGVPAQLLRFAHRLEEKTQVLPEVETVLYGGESLFGEQIELLKQVFPRARIGSVGCASVDAGLIGYADPNCGNGEHRVFDGDSIVEFVDEDSGETIDESGRLGLLLVTNLQRQLMPVIRYPSGDLGCWREPPGPNRKFALLGRASNGHRVRVGTLSLFPEELGRTLGELHELLGWQLEISREGGRDCLALLLSARAPLDLERLRLALLAGQPAIAELCKEEQLSLALRQTTPEQMRTHPRSGKLLRVVDRRDYQPAEAPA; encoded by the coding sequence ATGAATCCAAACCTCACATCGCTCGTCGAACACGCCCGACGCCATTCACCACACTATCGCGCGCTCTACCGCGACCTGCCCGACCAAGGCTGGCAACTATCCGACCTGCCGCCGGTCGACCCCGCCGTCTACTGGGGGGATTCGTACGACCTGTCGCGCCAGCCGACCCTGATCGCAGCCCCGGCGGACGGCCACGTGTTCAAGACCGGCGGCTCCACCGGCGACGGCAAGCTGTCGGTGTTCAGCCGCGCCGAATGGCAGGCCTTCGTCCGTGCCTTCGGCCGTGGTCTCGCGTGTCAGTTGCGCCCCGGCGACCGCGTCGCCAACCTGTTCTTCGCCGGCGACCTCTACACCAGCCTGCTGTTCATCCACGGCGCGCTGGCGCAGGCACCGGTGCCGGTACTGGAATACCCGTTCACCTGCAGCGTCGACAATGACGCGCTGGCCGCCGCCATTCACCGCCACCGCATCAATGTGCTGGCCGGCGTGCCAGCGCAACTGCTGCGCTTCGCCCATCGTCTGGAGGAAAAAACCCAGGTGCTGCCAGAGGTCGAAACCGTTCTCTACGGCGGCGAAAGCCTATTCGGCGAGCAGATCGAACTGTTGAAGCAGGTGTTCCCGCGGGCACGCATCGGCTCGGTCGGCTGCGCTAGCGTCGACGCGGGCCTGATAGGCTACGCCGACCCCAACTGCGGCAATGGCGAACACCGGGTGTTCGATGGCGACAGCATCGTCGAATTCGTCGATGAGGACAGCGGCGAAACGATAGACGAGTCGGGCCGACTCGGCCTGTTGCTGGTAACCAATCTGCAGCGCCAACTAATGCCGGTGATCCGATATCCCAGCGGCGACCTCGGCTGCTGGCGCGAACCGCCCGGCCCCAACCGCAAGTTCGCGCTGCTGGGCCGCGCCAGCAACGGCCACCGCGTCCGCGTCGGCACGTTGTCGCTGTTTCCGGAGGAACTGGGCCGGACGCTGGGCGAGCTACATGAACTGCTGGGCTGGCAACTGGAAATCTCGCGCGAGGGGGGACGGGACTGCCTGGCGCTGCTGCTGTCGGCGCGCGCGCCGCTGGATCTGGAGCGGCTGCGGCTGGCGCTGCTGGCCGGCCAGCCGGCGATTGCCGAATTATGCAAAGAAGAGCAACTGAGCCTGGCACTGCGGCAGACCACACCGGAGCAAATGCGCACCCATCCGCGTTCCGGCAAGCTGCTGCGGGTGGTGGACCGGCGTGACTATCAGCCGGCGGAGGCGCCGGCATGA
- a CDS encoding acyl-CoA reductase, whose translation MYLIHGELRADIELDAALATLRARLTDTLAAPPDAEAVLSCAERFADALARADHHLLPDEAARAGLAAFCRREALQAKLERELGESPFSLRRPDYREAHFEAWRPLGLVVHVTPSNAALLPFMAVLEGLLAGNVNWLRPSGSDRGLSARLLAELLQHDADGQLAAHIAVLPTASEALPLLMADADGVSAWGGDAALAAIRGRLPAGCRWIDWGNRISFAYLDPAAAADDQLDALADDICRHDQQACSSPQAMLVDSDDPAVIHEMARRLAAALNRRAPLWPALTPDLQEAAEISTRMAFHQLDQAFANGQGQVLAGKGWRLAWNTRQELAPSPLFRTVELRPAPRAALARILRPWRTHLQSCGLIAPASQLPELSRALVTAGVSRIAPAGRMHDGYHGEPHDGVYALQRLSRRVSVSLDAAALPGHAHLDAPPAQPEGLAALPLMDKSTFQSQSANGRAQLFFRSGGCSGAPKLAGFSYRDYHRQMRAAADGLLAAGLNPATDRAMNLLYGGKLYGGMLSFFTILDHMGVAQYPMGGPSDDDFGEIAHFIAEQQINTLIGMPGTLHRLFECENKVLRRYGGVGKVFCGGEHISDGQRAYLGSFGVKLIRSAIYGSVDAGPLGHACPHCVDGEFHLLAETQWLEVLETDSDLPAAPGAPGRMVFTSREREAQQVKRYDLGDLGRWLPDGCPCGLATPRFRLIGRHGALLRVGTIFVNPAELSGKIGLPMQWLVDSADSGGDRIRLLADGDARAIRARLLEEPMLSKVVGGGLLQLDVTAIPAAEFRRQPHSGKTPLVLDLRR comes from the coding sequence ATGTACCTGATTCATGGCGAACTGCGCGCCGACATCGAGCTCGATGCCGCGCTGGCCACCCTGCGCGCCCGCCTCACCGATACCCTGGCCGCGCCGCCAGACGCAGAGGCGGTGCTGTCCTGCGCCGAACGCTTCGCCGACGCCCTCGCCCGGGCCGACCACCACCTGCTGCCGGACGAGGCAGCGCGTGCCGGGCTGGCCGCCTTCTGCCGCCGCGAGGCGCTGCAGGCCAAGCTGGAACGCGAGCTGGGCGAAAGTCCGTTCTCGCTGCGCCGTCCCGACTACCGCGAGGCGCACTTCGAGGCCTGGCGGCCGCTGGGTCTGGTGGTGCACGTCACCCCGTCCAACGCCGCGCTGCTACCCTTCATGGCGGTGCTGGAAGGCCTGCTGGCCGGCAACGTCAACTGGTTGCGCCCCAGCGGCAGCGACCGGGGCCTGAGCGCCCGGCTGCTGGCCGAATTGCTGCAGCACGACGCCGACGGCCAGTTGGCCGCGCATATCGCCGTACTGCCCACGGCGAGCGAGGCACTTCCCCTGCTGATGGCCGACGCCGACGGCGTGTCGGCCTGGGGCGGCGACGCCGCGCTGGCCGCCATTCGCGGCCGGCTGCCAGCCGGCTGCCGTTGGATAGACTGGGGCAACCGCATCAGCTTCGCCTATCTGGACCCCGCCGCCGCCGCGGATGATCAGTTGGATGCGCTGGCCGACGACATTTGCCGCCACGACCAGCAGGCCTGCTCCAGTCCGCAGGCCATGCTGGTGGACAGCGACGATCCGGCCGTGATCCACGAGATGGCGCGGCGGCTGGCCGCCGCGCTCAACCGTCGCGCGCCCTTGTGGCCGGCGCTGACGCCGGACTTGCAGGAGGCCGCCGAGATCAGCACCCGCATGGCCTTCCACCAACTGGACCAGGCCTTCGCCAACGGCCAGGGCCAGGTGCTTGCCGGCAAGGGCTGGCGGCTGGCTTGGAATACGCGCCAAGAACTGGCACCGTCGCCGCTGTTTCGCACCGTGGAACTGCGCCCGGCACCACGCGCCGCGCTCGCCCGCATCCTGCGCCCATGGCGCACCCATCTGCAAAGCTGCGGCCTGATCGCCCCCGCATCGCAATTGCCGGAATTGAGCCGCGCGCTGGTGACCGCCGGCGTCAGCCGAATCGCGCCGGCCGGCCGCATGCACGACGGCTACCACGGCGAGCCGCACGACGGCGTCTACGCGCTGCAGCGGCTGTCGCGCCGGGTGTCGGTCAGCCTGGACGCCGCCGCGTTGCCCGGCCACGCCCACTTGGACGCGCCGCCGGCCCAGCCCGAGGGCCTGGCCGCGTTGCCGTTGATGGACAAAAGCACTTTCCAGAGCCAATCCGCCAACGGCAGAGCCCAGCTGTTCTTCCGCAGCGGCGGCTGCAGCGGTGCGCCCAAACTGGCCGGCTTCAGCTACCGCGACTACCACCGCCAAATGCGCGCCGCCGCCGACGGCCTCTTGGCCGCTGGCTTGAACCCGGCCACCGACCGCGCGATGAACCTGCTGTACGGCGGCAAACTGTACGGCGGCATGCTCAGCTTCTTTACGATACTGGATCACATGGGCGTGGCGCAGTACCCGATGGGCGGTCCGTCCGACGACGACTTCGGTGAGATCGCCCACTTCATCGCCGAGCAGCAGATCAATACCCTGATCGGCATGCCTGGCACGTTGCACCGGTTGTTCGAATGCGAGAACAAGGTGCTGCGCCGTTATGGCGGGGTGGGCAAGGTATTCTGCGGCGGCGAGCACATCAGCGACGGCCAGCGCGCCTACCTCGGCAGCTTCGGCGTGAAGCTGATCCGCTCGGCGATATACGGCTCGGTGGACGCCGGCCCGCTAGGCCACGCCTGCCCGCACTGCGTCGACGGCGAGTTCCACCTGCTGGCCGAAACCCAGTGGCTGGAAGTGCTGGAAACCGACAGCGACCTGCCGGCCGCGCCCGGCGCGCCCGGCCGCATGGTGTTCACCTCGCGCGAGCGCGAGGCACAGCAGGTGAAGCGCTACGATCTGGGCGATCTCGGCCGGTGGCTGCCCGACGGCTGCCCCTGCGGCTTGGCCACGCCGCGCTTCCGCCTCATCGGTCGCCACGGCGCGCTGCTGCGGGTGGGTACCATCTTCGTCAACCCTGCTGAACTGAGTGGCAAGATCGGTCTGCCGATGCAGTGGCTGGTGGACAGCGCCGACAGCGGCGGCGATCGCATCCGACTGCTGGCCGACGGCGACGCAAGGGCGATACGCGCCCGCCTCCTGGAAGAACCGATGCTGAGCAAGGTGGTGGGCGGCGGCCTGCTCCAGCTGGACGTGACTGCCATCCCGGCCGCCGAATTCCGCCGCCAGCCGCACAGCGGCAAAACTCCGCTGGTGCTGGACCTGCGACGTTGA
- a CDS encoding acyl-protein synthase, whose protein sequence is MTPLPHVETLCALEQPYRAEAECDRLFDAAMRELVDFHCEHSPGYRRWLEQNGFAPERLADLSDWSQLPPIFANYFKRNLLLSKTGEDALELTSSGTTGQKSRMRYDARSIGAAQRMVDRIFDHYGWNTPQTPCNYLLLSYEPAGAITLGTAYTDQFLCKYAPINRAVYALRHNGKGNEFDPFGTIRALQEFADDGLPVRILGFPAFLWFTLERMRDMGLPPLALHPESLVFLGGGWKTHADQAIPKAELHRRLGEQIGVPDERCRDGYGSVEHSVPYIECPRHHFHVPSWARVWTRDTATLACLPYGEVGFLHLVSPYITSSPAHSMLLSDLAVLQPAERCGCGLATDWFDLLGRAGTSKSRNCAMAASELIKES, encoded by the coding sequence ATGACCCCGCTCCCCCACGTCGAGACCCTGTGCGCGCTCGAACAACCCTACCGCGCCGAAGCCGAATGCGACCGATTGTTCGACGCCGCGATGCGCGAGCTCGTCGATTTCCACTGCGAGCACAGCCCCGGTTATCGCCGCTGGCTGGAGCAGAATGGCTTCGCGCCCGAGCGGCTGGCCGACCTCTCCGACTGGTCACAGCTGCCGCCCATATTCGCCAATTATTTCAAGCGCAACCTGCTGTTGAGCAAGACCGGCGAGGATGCGCTGGAGCTGACCTCGTCCGGCACCACCGGACAAAAGAGCCGAATGCGCTACGATGCGCGCAGCATAGGCGCCGCTCAGCGCATGGTGGACCGCATCTTCGACCACTACGGCTGGAACACGCCGCAGACGCCGTGCAACTACCTGCTCCTCAGCTACGAGCCGGCCGGCGCCATCACCTTGGGCACGGCCTATACCGACCAGTTCCTGTGCAAGTACGCACCGATCAACCGCGCCGTCTACGCGCTGCGTCACAACGGCAAGGGCAACGAATTCGACCCGTTCGGCACGATACGCGCACTGCAGGAATTCGCCGATGACGGCCTGCCGGTGCGCATCTTGGGCTTCCCGGCGTTCCTGTGGTTCACGCTGGAGCGTATGCGTGACATGGGCCTGCCGCCGCTGGCACTGCATCCGGAATCGTTGGTTTTCCTTGGCGGCGGCTGGAAAACCCACGCCGACCAGGCCATACCCAAGGCCGAGCTGCACCGCCGCTTGGGCGAACAGATCGGCGTGCCGGACGAGCGCTGCCGCGACGGCTACGGCTCGGTCGAACATTCGGTGCCCTATATCGAATGCCCACGCCACCATTTTCACGTGCCCAGCTGGGCACGCGTCTGGACGCGCGATACCGCCACGCTGGCTTGCCTGCCCTATGGCGAGGTCGGCTTCCTGCACTTGGTCTCGCCCTACATCACTTCGAGCCCAGCGCACAGCATGCTGCTGAGCGACCTAGCCGTGCTGCAACCGGCCGAACGCTGCGGCTGCGGCCTGGCCACCGACTGGTTCGATCTCCTGGGCCGCGCCGGCACCAGCAAGAGCCGCAACTGCGCGATGGCCGCGTCCGAATTGATCAAGGAGTCCTGA
- a CDS encoding MdfA family multidrug efflux MFS transporter, with protein MSEKAFRPLLHISRRQALLFCLLLTAFELLTYLASDMVMPAMLQVTRDLSASNHHVPTALSAFLLGGIAFQWLIGPLSDRFGRRPLLLAGTLIFALACLAAGGSQHIGWFNLLRFIQGIALGFIVVVSYPTLQETFAERDAVRLMALLANIALLSPLAGPLLGSLLLEILSWRQLFAALGITTLLVTLSLWRWMPETLGAPRHDGPAQQPVPLRLGGALAKYLALLKLRDFVCGSLALGLLTLPLIAWIGLSPLLLIYRLGYSGLEYGLWQMPVFGAVIAGNLLLNRLAGRLELSRLLRLALWPMATGLLLTGLAAPFSPSLPALVVCLAVYAFGLGLGNAPLYRLTLYSSDNAKGSVAAMLGMLSTAMLGGGSTVLALLNAGDSPTRFAAGVSLASLLAAPPLWMLLRRPQPQPVSA; from the coding sequence ATGTCAGAAAAGGCTTTCCGTCCACTACTGCATATTTCCCGTCGCCAGGCCCTGCTGTTCTGCCTGCTGCTTACCGCCTTCGAACTGCTGACTTACCTGGCCAGCGACATGGTGATGCCGGCCATGCTGCAAGTCACACGCGATCTGTCCGCATCCAACCACCACGTCCCCACCGCGCTTAGCGCCTTCCTGCTGGGTGGCATCGCCTTCCAGTGGCTGATCGGCCCGCTGTCCGACCGCTTCGGCCGCCGCCCGCTGCTGCTGGCCGGCACGCTGATCTTCGCTCTTGCCTGCCTGGCCGCTGGCGGTAGCCAGCACATCGGCTGGTTCAATCTGCTGCGCTTTATCCAGGGAATCGCTCTGGGTTTCATCGTGGTGGTCAGCTACCCCACACTGCAGGAAACCTTCGCCGAACGCGACGCGGTGCGGCTAATGGCGCTGCTGGCCAATATCGCGCTGCTATCGCCGCTGGCCGGTCCGCTGCTGGGTAGCCTGCTGCTGGAAATTCTGTCCTGGCGCCAGCTATTCGCCGCGCTGGGCATCACCACCCTGCTGGTAACGCTGAGCCTGTGGCGCTGGATGCCGGAGACGCTGGGCGCGCCGCGCCACGACGGTCCCGCTCAGCAGCCGGTGCCGCTTCGCCTTGGGGGCGCGCTGGCCAAGTATCTGGCCCTGCTCAAGCTCCGTGATTTCGTTTGCGGCAGCCTGGCGCTGGGTCTGCTGACCCTGCCGCTAATCGCCTGGATCGGCCTGTCGCCACTGCTCTTGATCTACCGCCTTGGCTACAGCGGTCTGGAGTACGGCCTGTGGCAGATGCCGGTGTTCGGCGCGGTGATTGCCGGCAACCTGCTGCTGAACCGGCTGGCAGGCCGACTGGAACTGTCCCGCCTACTGCGGCTGGCGCTGTGGCCGATGGCTACCGGCCTACTGCTCACCGGACTCGCCGCCCCGTTCTCGCCTTCGCTGCCGGCGCTGGTTGTCTGCCTGGCCGTCTACGCCTTCGGCCTGGGCCTGGGCAATGCCCCCCTGTACCGGCTCACGCTGTACAGCAGCGACAACGCAAAAGGCAGCGTCGCCGCGATGCTGGGCATGCTGTCCACGGCCATGCTGGGCGGCGGCAGCACCGTGCTGGCGCTGCTGAACGCCGGCGACAGTCCCACTCGCTTCGCTGCCGGCGTCAGTCTGGCCTCGCTACTGGCCGCGCCGCCGCTGTGGATGCTGCTGCGCCGCCCTCAGCCCCAGCCTGTCTCTGCCTGA
- a CDS encoding IS110 family transposase, which translates to MQDTQQRDAVDVFVGVDVGKGQHHAVALDRNGKRLYNKALPNDEAKLRALIAELKTHGRLLFVVDQPSTIGALPVAVARAEGVLVAYLPGLAMRRIADLHAGEAKTDARDAAIIAEAARSMPHTLRSLRLADEQLAELTMLCGFDDDLAAQVTQTSNRIRGLLTQIHPALERVLGPRLDHPAVLDLLERYPSPAALAATSEKTLANRLTKLAPRMGKSLATEIVQALSEQAVIVPGTQAATIVMPRLAQQLAALRTQRDEIAAEVERLVLAHPLWPVLTSMPGVGVRTAARLLTEVAHKAFASAAHLAAYAGLAPVTRRSGSSIRGEHPSRRGNKVLKRALFLSAFAALRDPVSRAYYSRKIQQGKRHNQALIALARRRCDVLFAMLRDGTIYQPKSAPNA; encoded by the coding sequence ATGCAAGACACACAACAACGTGATGCCGTCGATGTCTTCGTCGGCGTCGATGTCGGTAAAGGCCAGCATCACGCCGTTGCACTCGATCGGAACGGCAAGCGCCTGTACAACAAGGCGCTGCCCAACGACGAGGCAAAGCTGCGCGCCCTCATCGCCGAACTCAAGACGCACGGCCGACTTCTATTCGTCGTCGACCAACCGTCCACCATCGGTGCACTTCCTGTAGCCGTCGCCCGCGCTGAAGGCGTACTCGTCGCCTATCTGCCGGGACTGGCCATGCGCCGCATCGCCGACCTGCATGCTGGTGAAGCCAAGACAGATGCCCGAGATGCCGCGATCATTGCCGAAGCTGCTCGCTCGATGCCGCACACGCTGCGCTCGCTTCGATTGGCCGACGAGCAGCTCGCCGAGCTCACCATGTTGTGCGGCTTCGACGATGATCTTGCCGCCCAGGTCACTCAAACCAGCAACCGCATTCGCGGCCTGCTCACCCAGATCCATCCGGCGCTCGAGCGCGTTCTCGGACCGCGCCTCGACCATCCAGCGGTGCTCGATCTCCTTGAGCGCTACCCGTCGCCCGCCGCGCTTGCCGCCACCAGCGAGAAGACGCTCGCCAACCGTCTGACCAAGCTCGCGCCCCGTATGGGTAAAAGCTTGGCGACTGAGATCGTTCAGGCTCTGAGCGAACAAGCCGTGATCGTGCCCGGCACGCAAGCCGCCACCATCGTCATGCCCCGCTTGGCCCAGCAACTCGCCGCCTTGCGCACGCAGCGTGACGAAATCGCCGCCGAAGTTGAGCGGCTGGTGCTCGCTCACCCTCTTTGGCCGGTCCTGACCAGCATGCCGGGAGTCGGCGTCAGGACCGCCGCCAGACTCCTGACCGAAGTCGCCCATAAAGCCTTCGCTTCGGCTGCTCATCTGGCGGCCTACGCTGGCCTTGCCCCGGTCACCCGGCGCTCAGGCTCGTCGATCCGTGGCGAGCACCCATCCAGACGGGGCAACAAGGTGCTCAAGCGCGCCTTGTTCCTCTCCGCCTTCGCTGCCTTACGAGACCCAGTCTCACGGGCCTATTACTCGCGCAAGATCCAGCAAGGCAAGCGCCACAACCAAGCGCTCATCGCACTGGCTCGGCGACGCTGCGACGTCCTGTTCGCCATGCTGCGCGACGGCACCATTTACCAACCCAAGTCAGCCCCTAACGCTTGA